One window of bacterium genomic DNA carries:
- the clpX gene encoding ATP-dependent Clp protease ATP-binding subunit ClpX, which produces MNPTDGGGNNRTLRCSFCGREKPRQVKELIAGPGVYICPDCVALCNQILRGKEDQTHAPDYQEAEIPKPREIHDYLGQYVIGQERARRVLSVAVYNHYKRIRLETEQDDIELDKTNILLIGPTGCGKTLLAQTLAKMLDVPFTIADATSVTEAGYVGEDVENILLQLLIASNHDVEKAERGIVYIDEIDKIARRADNPSITRDVSGEGVQQALLKILEGTVANVPPQGGRKHPQQEFIQVNTKNILFICGGVFDGLVDIIRRRTHNRAIGFGAVSGQQDQSDDEILAQAMPQDLIKFGMIPEFIGRLPTMATLSSLDGDALRRILVEPKNALIRQYQKTLAMLDNVELVVEDEALEAIAQEALKRQTGARALRTIIEEIMLDVMFEVPSDEDVTRCTITRETVEQHQPPLLEQGKRKSASRQKTA; this is translated from the coding sequence ATGAACCCCACCGATGGAGGCGGCAACAACCGTACGTTGCGCTGCTCCTTCTGCGGCCGTGAGAAGCCCCGGCAGGTCAAGGAGCTGATCGCCGGCCCGGGCGTGTACATCTGCCCGGACTGCGTGGCCCTGTGCAACCAGATCCTGCGCGGCAAGGAAGACCAGACCCACGCTCCCGACTACCAGGAAGCCGAGATCCCCAAGCCGCGCGAGATCCACGACTACCTGGGCCAGTACGTCATCGGCCAGGAGCGCGCCCGCCGTGTGCTGTCCGTAGCCGTCTACAACCACTACAAGCGCATCCGCCTGGAGACCGAGCAGGACGACATCGAGCTGGACAAGACGAACATCCTGCTGATCGGCCCCACCGGCTGCGGCAAGACGCTGCTGGCCCAGACGCTGGCCAAGATGCTCGACGTGCCCTTCACCATTGCCGATGCCACCTCCGTGACGGAGGCCGGCTACGTGGGCGAGGATGTCGAGAACATCCTGCTGCAGCTGCTGATCGCCTCCAACCACGACGTGGAGAAGGCGGAGCGGGGCATCGTCTACATTGACGAGATTGACAAGATCGCGCGCCGGGCCGACAACCCGTCCATCACCCGCGATGTCTCGGGCGAGGGCGTGCAGCAGGCGCTCCTGAAGATCCTGGAGGGCACGGTGGCCAATGTGCCGCCCCAGGGCGGCCGCAAGCACCCCCAGCAGGAGTTCATCCAGGTCAACACCAAGAACATCCTGTTCATCTGCGGCGGTGTCTTCGACGGGCTGGTGGACATCATCCGGCGGCGCACCCACAACCGCGCCATCGGCTTCGGCGCCGTCTCGGGCCAGCAGGACCAGAGCGACGATGAGATCCTGGCGCAGGCCATGCCCCAGGACCTCATCAAGTTCGGCATGATCCCCGAGTTCATCGGCCGCCTCCCGACCATGGCCACCCTCAGCTCGCTGGACGGAGACGCCCTGCGGCGCATCCTGGTGGAGCCCAAGAACGCGCTGATTCGCCAGTACCAGAAGACGCTGGCGATGCTCGACAACGTCGAGCTGGTGGTGGAGGACGAGGCGCTGGAGGCCATCGCCCAGGAGGCGCTCAAGCGCCAGACCGGAGCGCGGGCCCTGCGTACCATCATCGAGGAGATCATGCTCGACGTGATGTTCGAGGTTCCGTCCGACGAGGACGTGACCCGCTGCACCATCACCCGCGAGACCGTCGAGCAGCACCAACCGCCGCTCCTGGAGCAGGGCAAGCGCAAAAGCGCCAGCCGCCAGAAGACAGCGTAG
- the rplJ gene encoding 50S ribosomal protein L10, with amino-acid sequence MPTQEKIETVAELRQRVETAAGIYLAEYKGLSVKDISDLRKQVRKGGAQMIVVKNRLLNLAVAGTAAEGLQAYLKGPNAVIFCDADGVAPAKTIAEFARTHDVVTWKGGFVEGAVFDAAGMTRVAELPPKQELIASVVGGVAAPVNGLVMTLSGLVSDVVYTLQAVADKRGEAA; translated from the coding sequence ATGCCGACACAGGAGAAGATTGAAACCGTCGCCGAGTTGCGGCAGCGCGTGGAGACCGCGGCCGGGATCTACCTGGCCGAGTACAAGGGCCTCAGCGTCAAGGACATCAGCGACCTGCGCAAGCAGGTGCGCAAGGGCGGCGCGCAGATGATCGTCGTCAAGAACCGGCTGCTGAACCTGGCCGTAGCGGGTACCGCCGCCGAGGGTCTGCAGGCCTACCTGAAGGGGCCGAATGCCGTCATCTTCTGCGACGCGGACGGTGTGGCGCCGGCCAAGACCATCGCCGAGTTCGCGCGCACCCATGATGTAGTCACCTGGAAGGGTGGCTTCGTCGAGGGCGCAGTGTTCGACGCCGCGGGCATGACGCGCGTGGCCGAACTGCCGCCGAAGCAGGAACTGATCGCCTCGGTCGTAGGCGGAGTGGCCGCTCCGGTCAATGGCCTCGTGATGACGCTCAGCGGACTCGTGTCCGATGTGGTCTACACGTTGCAGGCTGTGGCCGACAAGCGGGGTGAGGCGGCGTAG
- the secE gene encoding preprotein translocase subunit SecE yields the protein MATAKAKAAEGGFVGKIKRPFQSIARFLREVWNELQRVVWPTHEDTKGFTAVVIVAVVIVAVWVGFWDFLFGQIVGLLERL from the coding sequence ATGGCCACAGCCAAAGCCAAGGCCGCAGAGGGCGGCTTCGTCGGGAAGATCAAGCGCCCGTTCCAGAGCATCGCGCGTTTCCTGCGGGAGGTCTGGAACGAGCTGCAGCGGGTCGTGTGGCCGACGCACGAGGACACCAAGGGCTTCACCGCGGTGGTCATCGTGGCGGTGGTCATCGTCGCCGTCTGGGTCGGGTTCTGGGACTTCCTGTTCGGCCAGATCGTCGGATTGCTGGAACGTCTGTAG
- a CDS encoding ATP-dependent Clp protease proteolytic subunit yields MLIPSVIEQTPRGERFYDIFSRLLRDRIVFIGTPIDDTVASLTIAQLLFLQSEDPTEPIQMYINSPGGSATAGLGIYDTMQYIGPEVHTWCVGLAASMAAVLLAAGEAGHRHALPHSRVLIHQPWSPGIAGQATDLKIQAEEILRTRASLNEILAHHTGQPLDRIERDTDRDYYMNAVEARDYGIVDLVAEKQPESNAE; encoded by the coding sequence ATGTTGATTCCGAGTGTCATCGAGCAAACGCCGCGCGGCGAGCGCTTTTACGACATCTTCAGCCGCTTGTTGCGCGACCGCATCGTCTTCATTGGTACACCCATAGACGACACCGTTGCCAGTCTCACCATCGCGCAGCTCCTGTTCCTGCAGAGCGAGGACCCCACCGAGCCGATCCAGATGTACATCAACTCGCCGGGCGGGTCAGCGACAGCCGGATTGGGTATATATGACACGATGCAGTACATCGGCCCGGAGGTGCACACCTGGTGTGTGGGCCTGGCGGCCAGCATGGCCGCAGTGCTGCTTGCGGCCGGCGAAGCCGGGCACCGGCACGCCCTGCCCCACTCACGGGTCCTGATCCATCAGCCGTGGTCGCCGGGCATCGCCGGGCAGGCCACGGACCTGAAGATCCAGGCCGAGGAGATCCTGCGCACGCGGGCCAGCCTGAACGAGATCCTGGCCCACCACACCGGCCAGCCGTTGGACCGCATCGAGCGCGACACAGACCGCGATTACTACATGAACGCCGTTGAGGCCCGAGACTACGGGATCGTGGACCTCGTGGCCGAGAAGCAGCCGGAGAGCAACGCCGAGTAG
- the tuf gene encoding elongation factor Tu (EF-Tu; promotes GTP-dependent binding of aminoacyl-tRNA to the A-site of ribosomes during protein biosynthesis; when the tRNA anticodon matches the mRNA codon, GTP hydrolysis results; the inactive EF-Tu-GDP leaves the ribosome and release of GDP is promoted by elongation factor Ts; many prokaryotes have two copies of the gene encoding EF-Tu), with protein QVIAWPGSIRPHTKFEGEVYILTADEGGRHTPFFNGYRPQFYFRTTDVTGSSALPEGTEMIMPGDNVTLSAELIVPIAMEEGVRFAIREGGHTVGAGVVTKVIE; from the coding sequence CAGGTCATCGCGTGGCCGGGCTCGATCCGACCGCACACGAAGTTCGAGGGCGAGGTCTACATCCTGACGGCGGACGAGGGCGGTCGCCACACGCCGTTCTTCAACGGCTACCGGCCGCAGTTCTACTTCCGGACGACGGACGTGACGGGTTCGTCGGCGTTGCCGGAGGGCACGGAGATGATCATGCCGGGCGACAACGTGACGCTGTCGGCGGAGCTGATCGTGCCGATCGCGATGGAAGAGGGCGTGCGGTTCGCCATCCGTGAGGGTGGTCACACCGTGGGCGCGGGGGTCGTGACCAAGGTCATCGAGTAA
- the lon gene encoding endopeptidase La, producing the protein MPDHQTEATHQGIPLTLEVHLPDGGDEFPLLPLRNEVVFPHTMVPLGAMRRKSVRALEEAHREESVLVLLTQRDPHLEDPEPRDLFTVGSLARVTQLLELPDGTARSMVEGVARVRIREFIPGPQYFTVRIEPFVETVQQGKELQALMRTVVRDLEEAASLGRNIPAEVLVAAVNLEDAGRLADLVATHLRLRFDQRQEILEEGNINDRLRRVGRLLAQELELLRLEQKIQQDVQGRIETSQREFYLREQMRAIQDELGGGPETSPEIDEYRQKIAAAEMTAEATEKALSEVERLTHMSPAAPEYSVIRTWLDWLTDLPWRRDTADVLDLAAAAQILDEDHYGLTKVKERVLEFLAVRKLVDQARGPILCFMGPPGVGKTSIGKSIARAMGREFIRISLGGVRDEAEIRGHRRTYIGALPGRIIQALRRVKSNNPVFMIDEVDKLGMDFRGDPSSALLEVLDPAQNDSFRDHYLEVAFDLSRVMFIATGNDISPIPPALRDRMEVIEFSGYIEEEKLAIAKGFLVPKQRGEHGLAPRHVRFQEAALRRLIRHYTHEAGVRNLDREIASICRKIAKSVASGDEAKVVVGPRQVEEYLGPPRYRFGEKQKADRVGVATGLAYTEQGGDVLSIEVAAVPGSGELQLTGRLGEVMKESAQAALSYVRSLAPRHGIAPEYFAKHDIHIHVPAGAVPKEGPSAGLAIATALASALMQKPCRADTAMTGEVTLHGTVLPIGGVREKVLAAHRAGIQRVILPRDNQKDLQDPKDLPETAWRDLQFIFVKSAEEALREALGA; encoded by the coding sequence TTGCCGGATCACCAAACGGAAGCTACCCACCAGGGCATCCCCCTGACACTCGAAGTACATCTCCCTGACGGCGGCGACGAGTTCCCGCTGCTGCCGCTGCGCAATGAGGTCGTCTTCCCGCACACCATGGTGCCGCTCGGGGCGATGCGGCGCAAGTCCGTACGAGCGCTGGAGGAGGCCCACCGCGAGGAGAGCGTGCTGGTGCTGCTGACCCAGCGCGACCCACACCTGGAAGACCCCGAGCCCCGGGACCTCTTCACCGTCGGCTCCCTGGCCCGTGTGACGCAACTGCTGGAGCTTCCGGACGGCACCGCGCGCTCGATGGTCGAGGGTGTCGCCCGCGTGCGCATCCGCGAGTTCATTCCCGGCCCGCAGTACTTCACCGTGCGCATCGAGCCCTTCGTGGAGACCGTGCAGCAGGGCAAGGAGCTGCAGGCGCTCATGCGCACCGTCGTGCGCGACCTGGAGGAGGCGGCCTCGCTGGGCCGCAACATCCCCGCCGAGGTGCTGGTGGCGGCGGTGAACCTCGAGGACGCCGGACGGCTGGCTGACCTCGTGGCCACCCACCTGCGCCTGCGCTTCGATCAGCGCCAGGAGATCCTCGAGGAGGGCAACATCAACGACCGCCTGCGGCGCGTCGGCCGGCTGCTGGCGCAGGAGTTGGAGCTGCTGCGACTGGAGCAGAAGATCCAGCAGGACGTCCAGGGGCGCATCGAGACCTCGCAGCGCGAGTTCTACCTGCGCGAGCAGATGCGGGCCATCCAGGACGAGTTGGGCGGCGGCCCGGAGACGAGCCCGGAGATTGACGAGTACCGCCAGAAGATCGCCGCGGCCGAGATGACCGCGGAGGCCACGGAGAAGGCGCTGTCGGAGGTGGAGCGGCTCACGCACATGTCGCCGGCTGCGCCGGAGTACTCGGTCATCCGCACCTGGCTCGACTGGCTCACCGATCTGCCCTGGCGCCGCGACACGGCCGACGTGCTGGACCTCGCCGCCGCCGCGCAGATTCTCGATGAGGACCACTACGGCCTGACCAAGGTCAAGGAGCGGGTGCTGGAGTTCCTGGCGGTGCGCAAACTCGTAGACCAGGCGCGCGGGCCCATCCTGTGTTTCATGGGCCCGCCCGGGGTGGGCAAGACGTCCATCGGCAAGTCCATCGCCCGCGCCATGGGGCGCGAGTTCATCCGCATCTCCCTGGGCGGCGTGCGCGACGAGGCTGAGATCCGCGGCCACCGCCGCACCTACATCGGCGCCCTGCCCGGCCGCATCATCCAGGCTCTGCGCCGCGTCAAGAGCAACAACCCCGTCTTCATGATTGACGAGGTGGACAAGCTGGGCATGGACTTCCGCGGCGACCCGTCCTCGGCGCTGCTCGAGGTGCTGGACCCGGCCCAGAACGACTCCTTCCGCGACCACTACCTGGAGGTCGCCTTCGACCTGTCCCGCGTGATGTTCATCGCCACCGGCAATGACATCAGCCCCATCCCGCCGGCGCTGCGCGACCGCATGGAGGTCATCGAGTTCTCCGGCTACATCGAGGAGGAGAAGCTGGCCATCGCCAAGGGCTTCCTGGTGCCCAAGCAGCGTGGGGAGCACGGTCTGGCCCCGCGCCACGTGCGCTTCCAGGAGGCGGCCCTGCGCCGCCTGATCCGCCACTACACGCACGAGGCCGGGGTCCGCAACCTCGACCGCGAGATCGCGTCCATCTGTCGCAAGATCGCCAAGAGCGTGGCCTCCGGCGACGAGGCGAAGGTGGTCGTCGGCCCGCGGCAGGTGGAGGAGTACCTGGGCCCGCCGCGCTACCGCTTCGGCGAGAAGCAGAAGGCTGATCGTGTCGGCGTGGCCACCGGCCTGGCCTACACCGAGCAGGGCGGCGACGTGCTGTCCATCGAGGTGGCGGCCGTGCCGGGCTCGGGCGAACTGCAACTGACCGGGCGGCTGGGCGAGGTCATGAAGGAGTCCGCCCAGGCGGCGCTGTCGTACGTGCGCTCCCTGGCCCCCCGCCATGGCATTGCGCCCGAGTATTTCGCCAAGCACGACATCCACATCCACGTCCCGGCCGGCGCGGTGCCCAAGGAGGGGCCGTCGGCGGGGCTGGCGATCGCGACGGCGCTGGCCTCGGCGCTGATGCAGAAGCCCTGTCGGGCCGACACGGCAATGACCGGCGAAGTGACGCTCCACGGCACCGTGCTGCCCATCGGCGGCGTGCGCGAGAAGGTGCTGGCCGCGCACCGGGCGGGCATCCAGCGCGTCATCCTCCCACGTGACAATCAGAAGGACTTGCAGGACCCCAAGGACCTGCCCGAGACGGCCTGGCGGGACCTGCAGTTCATCTTCGTCAAGTCAGCCGAGGAGGCGCTCCGAGAGGCGTTGGGGGCGTAG
- the nusG gene encoding transcription termination/antitermination protein NusG, producing MAKDWYVVHTLTGKENKVKASIEKMAEARHLTPLLGRILVPTETEIRSAAGKRREIKKKLYPGYVLVQMDMSDEMRHLIQQTAGVTHFVSSSNVPVPLKESEVREILQTAGEEAQKPKTVWMVNQSVRVTEGPFAEFSGKITDVNTERETVKVLISIFGRETPVEVDFTQIEKL from the coding sequence ATGGCCAAAGACTGGTACGTCGTTCATACCCTGACCGGCAAGGAGAACAAGGTGAAGGCCTCCATCGAAAAGATGGCGGAGGCCCGACACCTGACGCCCCTGCTCGGCCGCATCCTGGTGCCCACCGAAACGGAGATCCGCTCAGCCGCCGGCAAGCGCCGGGAGATCAAGAAGAAGCTCTACCCCGGCTATGTGCTGGTGCAGATGGACATGAGCGACGAGATGCGCCATCTCATCCAGCAGACCGCTGGTGTGACGCACTTTGTTAGTTCGTCGAACGTGCCGGTGCCGCTCAAGGAGTCCGAGGTCCGCGAGATCCTGCAAACCGCCGGCGAAGAGGCGCAGAAGCCCAAGACGGTGTGGATGGTCAACCAGAGCGTGCGGGTGACCGAGGGGCCATTCGCGGAGTTCAGCGGCAAGATCACCGATGTGAATACCGAGCGCGAGACCGTAAAGGTCCTGATCTCCATCTTCGGCCGCGAGACGCCGGTCGAGGTGGACTTCACACAGATTGAGAAGCTGTAG
- the rplK gene encoding 50S ribosomal protein L11: MAKKVMTVIKLQCPAGKANPAPPVGPALGQHGVNIMEFCKAFNERTAAQMGDVIPVEITVYQDRSFTFICKTPPAANLLLKALGIEKGSGTPNKEKVAQITQSQLEEIAKKKMADLNANDVAAAAKIIAGTARSMGIDVVPD, encoded by the coding sequence ATGGCGAAGAAGGTCATGACGGTCATCAAGTTGCAGTGCCCGGCGGGCAAGGCCAATCCGGCCCCCCCGGTCGGCCCCGCGCTCGGTCAGCATGGTGTCAACATCATGGAGTTCTGCAAGGCCTTCAACGAGCGCACGGCCGCGCAGATGGGCGACGTCATCCCCGTGGAGATCACCGTCTACCAGGACCGCAGCTTCACCTTCATCTGCAAGACGCCGCCGGCGGCGAACCTGCTGCTGAAGGCCCTGGGGATCGAGAAGGGCTCGGGCACGCCCAACAAGGAGAAGGTCGCCCAGATCACGCAGTCGCAGCTTGAGGAGATCGCCAAGAAGAAGATGGCGGACCTCAACGCGAACGACGTGGCGGCCGCCGCCAAGATCATCGCCGGCACCGCCCGCAGCATGGGCATTGACGTCGTACCCGACTAG
- a CDS encoding IS5 family transposase, which yields MGPTRRGKGTKWMVVVDGQGVPLGKHLASASPHESKLLETTLDQTYQAHRIQRLIYDRAADSDPLRQRLAERGIDLIAPHLRSRQKPPTQDGRKLRRYRRRWKMERTFAWLSNFRRLVVRYEHKLQLYSAFFHLACILIVMARL from the coding sequence GTGGGGCCTACGCGGCGCGGGAAGGGCACAAAGTGGATGGTGGTGGTCGACGGCCAGGGTGTTCCTCTCGGAAAGCACCTGGCGTCGGCCTCGCCGCACGAGAGCAAGCTCCTCGAGACGACGCTCGACCAAACCTACCAGGCCCACCGCATCCAACGGCTGATCTATGACCGCGCGGCCGACAGTGACCCGTTGCGCCAACGGCTGGCCGAGCGGGGCATTGACCTGATCGCCCCGCACCTGCGTAGTCGCCAAAAACCGCCCACGCAGGACGGGCGGAAGCTGCGGCGCTACCGGCGACGCTGGAAGATGGAGCGCACCTTCGCGTGGCTCAGCAACTTCCGTCGTCTGGTCGTCCGCTACGAACACAAGCTGCAACTGTATAGCGCCTTCTTCCACCTCGCCTGCATCCTCATCGTCATGGCGAGGTTATGA
- the rpmG gene encoding 50S ribosomal protein L33, which yields MPQTKFVMECSVCKTYGYVTSKNRQNVSDKLKLSKYCRKCGKHTEHNETRLRK from the coding sequence ATGCCGCAGACTAAGTTCGTCATGGAATGCAGCGTCTGCAAGACATACGGCTATGTGACCAGCAAGAACCGGCAGAACGTCTCGGACAAGCTGAAGCTGTCCAAGTACTGCCGGAAGTGCGGGAAGCATACCGAGCACAACGAGACGCGGCTGCGCAAGTAG
- the tig gene encoding trigger factor, giving the protein MQLQTAQLPGSQLDMTFKLDDSDVRRAFDKVYSELAQQGAIPGFRPGRAPAAVIKRRFKPEVLRDMFWMKAVETFVEPELEKDEIKVIGQPEFPEFDQIEVAEGQPVEFTLKVTVRPEPELPEYKGLKLHRIVAEVTDEQVAEVLDQMRQSAAKEKPVSDRPVQSGDVVAAELKITLEGQDEPVHESSQQFEVGSGRYTPAIDEALVGHSLDEAVTLEYEYPEDHEAEELAGQKATLSATIEEIRERILPELDDAFAQGQGEYESLDQLRAELRERLEKQAADRSRETLENDALAAVVRDAKVDLPEILIEDVARRGFASFVEELQQNGMSVEEFAEIANADVDVLQRNERVRAEVGLKVQFVLGAIAEAEGVEADDAALEEEVTLFAAETGGDEAFIRNALEVQEDVRERLQDRAIRRLTIQKLLDAAEIEDVSQERYDEVREQERQAAREKAEAEAKAAEEAAAQAAAEAEAAAEAEATPEEAAPEAEPAAEAPDEADKPEE; this is encoded by the coding sequence TTGCAGCTTCAGACCGCCCAATTGCCCGGCAGCCAACTGGACATGACCTTCAAGCTCGATGACAGCGATGTGCGCCGGGCCTTCGACAAGGTGTACAGCGAGCTGGCCCAGCAGGGGGCCATTCCCGGCTTCCGCCCGGGCCGCGCCCCCGCTGCCGTCATCAAGCGCCGCTTCAAGCCCGAAGTCCTGCGCGACATGTTCTGGATGAAGGCCGTCGAGACGTTCGTCGAGCCCGAACTGGAGAAGGACGAGATCAAGGTCATCGGCCAGCCCGAGTTCCCCGAGTTCGACCAGATCGAGGTCGCCGAGGGCCAGCCGGTGGAGTTCACCCTCAAGGTCACGGTCCGCCCCGAGCCCGAGCTGCCCGAGTACAAGGGCCTCAAGCTGCACCGGATCGTGGCCGAAGTCACCGACGAGCAAGTCGCCGAGGTGCTCGACCAGATGCGGCAGTCCGCCGCCAAGGAGAAGCCGGTCAGCGATCGGCCCGTCCAGAGCGGCGACGTCGTGGCCGCCGAGCTGAAGATCACCCTCGAGGGCCAGGACGAGCCGGTCCACGAGTCCAGCCAGCAGTTCGAGGTCGGCAGCGGGCGCTACACGCCGGCCATTGACGAGGCTCTCGTCGGCCACAGTCTCGATGAGGCCGTGACCCTGGAGTACGAGTACCCCGAGGACCACGAGGCCGAGGAGCTGGCCGGCCAGAAGGCCACGCTCAGCGCCACCATCGAGGAGATCCGCGAGCGGATCCTCCCCGAGTTGGACGACGCGTTCGCCCAGGGCCAGGGCGAGTACGAGAGCCTCGACCAGCTCCGCGCCGAACTGCGCGAGCGCCTGGAGAAGCAGGCCGCCGACCGCAGCCGCGAGACGCTTGAGAATGACGCCCTCGCCGCCGTCGTGCGCGACGCCAAGGTGGACCTCCCCGAGATCCTCATCGAGGACGTGGCGCGCCGGGGCTTCGCCTCGTTTGTCGAGGAGCTGCAGCAGAACGGCATGTCGGTCGAGGAGTTTGCCGAGATCGCCAACGCCGACGTGGACGTCCTGCAGCGCAACGAGCGCGTGCGGGCTGAGGTGGGGCTCAAAGTGCAGTTCGTGCTGGGAGCAATTGCCGAGGCCGAAGGCGTTGAGGCAGATGACGCCGCCCTCGAAGAGGAAGTCACGCTGTTTGCCGCCGAGACCGGCGGCGACGAGGCCTTCATCCGCAACGCCCTGGAGGTGCAGGAGGACGTACGCGAACGCCTGCAGGACCGCGCGATCCGCCGCCTGACCATCCAGAAGCTCCTCGACGCCGCCGAGATCGAGGATGTCAGCCAGGAGCGCTACGACGAGGTCCGGGAGCAGGAGCGGCAGGCGGCGCGCGAGAAGGCGGAGGCCGAAGCGAAGGCTGCCGAGGAAGCCGCCGCGCAGGCCGCCGCTGAAGCCGAAGCCGCCGCGGAAGCCGAGGCGACCCCGGAAGAGGCGGCCCCCGAGGCTGAGCCCGCCGCCGAGGCGCCGGACGAGGCAGACAAGCCCGAGGAGTAG
- the rplL gene encoding 50S ribosomal protein L7/L12, with translation MSVDEIIAAIDGLTVLQLVELKDKLQEKYGVSAAAPVMAIGAVAAGPAAAAEEAEEQTEFKVTIEGVGENKVAVIKAVREVTNLGLKEAKELVESAPGAVVAEAAAKEEAQNMKTKLEAAGAEVKVS, from the coding sequence ATGTCCGTTGACGAGATCATTGCGGCAATTGACGGTTTGACGGTGTTACAGCTTGTCGAGCTGAAGGACAAGCTGCAGGAGAAGTACGGCGTGTCGGCAGCAGCGCCGGTCATGGCTATCGGCGCGGTCGCGGCCGGCCCGGCTGCGGCGGCTGAAGAGGCCGAAGAGCAGACCGAGTTCAAGGTCACGATCGAGGGCGTTGGGGAAAACAAGGTCGCCGTCATCAAGGCGGTCCGCGAGGTCACCAACCTGGGTCTGAAGGAGGCCAAGGAACTCGTCGAGTCCGCGCCGGGCGCGGTCGTCGCCGAGGCCGCCGCCAAGGAAGAAGCCCAGAACATGAAGACCAAGCTCGAGGCTGCCGGGGCCGAAGTCAAGGTCAGCTAG
- the rplA gene encoding 50S ribosomal protein L1 has protein sequence MPKHSKRYADLAKQVSRTTYYPVDEAVKLAKETASAKFDETLEMHLKLGANPSKGDQAVRGTVVLPHGTGKVPRVAVFAEGEVAQAAQDAGADRVGGEDLVQAIDEGWADFDILVAHPSMMRIVGRLGKKLGPRMPSKKSGNVTDDVGGAVAELKAGKVEYRMDRGAVVHCPLGKVSFTEEQLVENFLTLLKAIVAARPASLTGKYLKSLAISTSMGPGIKVSVEDAQSKATAA, from the coding sequence GTGCCGAAGCACAGCAAGCGCTATGCCGACCTGGCCAAGCAGGTCAGCCGCACGACGTACTACCCCGTTGATGAGGCCGTGAAGCTCGCCAAAGAGACCGCTTCCGCCAAGTTCGACGAGACGCTGGAGATGCACCTGAAGCTGGGCGCGAACCCCTCCAAGGGCGACCAGGCGGTCCGCGGCACGGTCGTACTGCCCCATGGCACGGGCAAGGTACCCCGCGTGGCCGTATTCGCCGAGGGCGAGGTGGCCCAGGCCGCCCAGGACGCCGGCGCTGACCGGGTTGGCGGCGAGGACCTGGTGCAGGCCATTGACGAGGGTTGGGCCGACTTCGACATTCTCGTGGCCCATCCGTCCATGATGCGCATCGTGGGGCGCCTGGGGAAGAAGCTCGGGCCCCGCATGCCGTCCAAGAAGTCCGGCAATGTGACCGACGACGTGGGTGGGGCCGTGGCGGAACTCAAGGCCGGTAAGGTCGAGTACCGCATGGACCGCGGCGCCGTCGTGCACTGCCCGCTGGGCAAGGTCAGCTTCACCGAAGAGCAGCTCGTGGAGAACTTCCTGACGCTGCTGAAGGCCATCGTGGCGGCCCGGCCGGCCAGCCTGACCGGCAAGTACCTCAAGAGCCTGGCCATCAGCACCTCGATGGGACCGGGGATCAAGGTGAGCGTCGAGGACGCGCAGAGCAAGGCCACCGCAGCGTAG